From a region of the Candidatus Woesearchaeota archaeon genome:
- a CDS encoding PKD domain-containing protein: protein MKYIKSMLFIVLMVVLASFVSAEAPLEGNAYVYLLQDEPTLTYTLTNDDGIFSVTLNGVGQIPCSGEKYCQFVDYSLENINLGNLCTEKSYTNQKLQVEVTDMLTNKYTFTLDKSNGFIAFKPDNNWVEDPNMVALFATSHVCGSELLEEALDIEKNLVEVEKAYNHISDNFAAEPNKNNDLVQAEYLEDVKPVLFNLDDLSNSFNELKSDVGPETVLDTLFKKIDQKVAQLENDLEALETQITQGEEFACAKLFGEVKCISVTDDALVLQQQKVLDDLKLDVADAIEDNNKDELSELRSKILANLNVLQTSVIQFNTIIKQYEVQKAENPDVQKIIDVLSGVVTSFNNMINDYNALLAKVDVALGLKPVQNPNTAPTADFTVGAAVVNQAVPFTGIVSDANNDALTYVWNFGDTATSTVLSPTHTYTATGAYTVTFTVSDGKAQTTATKTVTVAATPAPTTDAAKFKELQDRFDKLEKDWFKLEDDYEEAVDDDDKNDIDDAEDDLRDLEDDLQELEDDVKDFKRATTDNKLEDDAQDLQDDINDVLDDIDKILHPEKFESSSGDKGFTPSDNSNSYTSPSTTSGKKVTVGTTTQKTQPENVQVQVVDTPVMPQQPVISTTPAVDTPVEVDFKDSPVYIALVIGLVIVLLGLVGFMVAMLMVRK, encoded by the coding sequence ATGAAATATATCAAAAGTATGTTATTTATTGTATTAATGGTTGTTTTAGCAAGCTTTGTCAGTGCTGAAGCACCTCTTGAAGGAAACGCGTATGTTTATCTGCTTCAAGATGAACCAACATTAACGTACACGCTTACTAATGATGATGGTATTTTTTCTGTAACACTTAATGGTGTTGGGCAAATTCCTTGCAGCGGAGAAAAATATTGCCAGTTTGTTGATTATTCTTTAGAAAATATTAATTTAGGTAATTTATGTACTGAAAAGTCATATACTAACCAAAAATTACAAGTAGAAGTTACTGATATGTTGACAAATAAATATACGTTCACGCTTGATAAGAGTAATGGATTCATTGCTTTTAAACCGGATAATAATTGGGTTGAAGATCCAAATATGGTAGCTCTTTTTGCTACTTCCCATGTTTGTGGTAGTGAATTATTAGAAGAAGCATTAGATATTGAAAAGAATCTTGTTGAAGTAGAAAAGGCATATAATCATATTTCAGATAATTTCGCTGCTGAACCAAATAAAAACAATGATCTTGTTCAAGCAGAATACTTAGAAGATGTTAAACCAGTATTATTCAATTTAGATGATTTAAGTAATAGTTTCAATGAATTAAAAAGCGACGTAGGTCCTGAAACAGTTTTAGATACGCTTTTCAAAAAGATTGATCAGAAAGTTGCTCAACTTGAAAATGATCTTGAAGCATTAGAAACACAAATTACTCAAGGAGAAGAATTTGCCTGTGCTAAACTATTTGGAGAAGTTAAATGTATTAGTGTAACTGATGATGCACTTGTACTACAACAACAAAAAGTATTAGATGATCTTAAATTGGATGTAGCTGATGCAATAGAAGATAACAACAAAGATGAACTTAGTGAGCTTCGTAGTAAAATTTTAGCCAATTTAAATGTTTTACAAACAAGTGTTATTCAATTTAATACAATTATTAAACAATATGAAGTTCAAAAAGCAGAAAACCCAGATGTTCAGAAAATCATTGATGTTCTTTCTGGAGTTGTAACCAGTTTTAATAACATGATAAATGACTACAATGCTCTTCTTGCAAAAGTAGATGTAGCTCTTGGATTGAAACCTGTGCAAAATCCTAACACTGCGCCAACAGCAGATTTCACTGTCGGAGCAGCTGTCGTAAATCAAGCAGTACCATTCACCGGAATTGTATCAGATGCAAACAATGATGCTTTAACCTATGTATGGAACTTTGGCGATACCGCTACCAGTACAGTACTTAGTCCTACACATACGTACACTGCAACAGGAGCCTATACAGTTACGTTTACAGTAAGTGATGGAAAAGCACAGACAACTGCAACTAAAACAGTTACTGTTGCTGCAACACCAGCTCCAACAACTGACGCTGCTAAATTCAAAGAATTACAAGATAGATTTGACAAGCTTGAAAAAGATTGGTTTAAATTAGAAGATGACTACGAAGAAGCAGTTGACGATGATGACAAAAATGACATTGATGATGCTGAAGATGACTTAAGAGATTTAGAAGATGACCTGCAAGAGTTAGAAGATGATGTTAAAGACTTTAAACGAGCTACAACTGATAACAAACTAGAAGATGATGCACAAGATTTACAAGATGACATCAATGATGTATTAGATGACATTGATAAAATCTTGCATCCTGAAAAGTTTGAATCAAGTTCAGGCGACAAGGGTTTTACACCAAGTGATAACTCAAACAGTTATACAAGTCCATCAACCACTTCAGGCAAAAAAGTTACTGTAGGCACAACTACACAAAAAACACAGCCTGAAAATGTGCAAGTGCAAGTTGTTGATACACCAGTTATGCCTCAGCAACCAGTTATAAGCACTACACCTGCTGTTGACACACCTGTTGAAGTTGACTTTAAAGACAGTCCAGTATACATTGCATTAGTCATTGGATTAGTGATAGTATTACTTGGATTAGTTGGCTTTATGGTAGCTATGTTGATGGTTAGAAAATAA
- a CDS encoding FecR domain-containing protein — MQKRHIHKLVIILIFALLLIDSAIAFSFKNWLTGFIAYDLETQKCEDQNSVCKKDCLTPYTSCLRTCDAKTTSVPDSCLISCNTQSTSCSTTCRQTHASCVESVRAGTTRMTLTICDQNARACSNTCAQSKTSCTVSCNSEFNLTACKDVCTQTENKCNQNNKICDDQLLTCKQQVEQQYPPKDCSLENMKHNEFKCKTTRILQQCIDGTLINIPCENGCNSVQNICNAPIVPRSIIPSNQSKSSTRAEVPQRTLPSEIQTSSTATQPTTTRTEPLVTRQLSITQQENLKKRIDQLLESKQAGRITDEEFDQEIKSKTQSSEEICSVMTDYTPDDPCYQQVIAQDDVCCTGEQGWDNFCENSYAACADPESFNNKVCQGTSPYNNQNGCYIETIKLDVMCCDEGWDEFCQEEYDALLQNGDCEVPEELDDDIKDDDFEYDEEDFTVPDVFGFDVDINSEFEDNLEVERIREDFEFDPEAEGIDFGDELEQQASDQLAEEIILEELKQASPESLEEQEELEIQKRLANNRFVVLKTEGDNNIRLGRNQHRILEKGTSLAQGSRLQTGTLGIIILATNELKIRAEPASKIEIKKIKQKKTIKELEISLEYGLIKMNKNKDALSKVIVETPNAIIEVNGGVEISYNQNDTTTNVKVADGSALVKSKVESQVTEVFKNTETNVEGTPNILLRFAYFIKG, encoded by the coding sequence GTGCAGAAAAGGCATATTCACAAACTAGTGATCATTCTTATTTTTGCACTATTATTAATTGATAGTGCAATAGCATTTTCTTTCAAAAATTGGCTTACTGGCTTTATTGCCTATGATTTAGAAACACAAAAATGTGAGGATCAGAATTCTGTTTGTAAAAAAGATTGTCTTACCCCTTATACTTCTTGTTTAAGGACATGCGATGCCAAAACTACATCGGTACCAGATAGTTGTTTAATTAGCTGTAACACCCAAAGTACTAGTTGTAGCACCACTTGCAGACAAACCCATGCAAGTTGTGTAGAATCAGTCCGTGCTGGTACTACTAGAATGACCTTAACAATATGCGATCAAAATGCAAGAGCATGTTCTAACACTTGTGCACAGAGTAAAACTAGTTGTACGGTGTCATGCAATTCAGAATTTAATCTAACTGCTTGTAAGGATGTCTGTACTCAAACAGAAAATAAGTGTAACCAAAATAATAAAATTTGCGATGACCAACTTCTTACCTGTAAACAACAAGTAGAACAACAATATCCGCCCAAAGACTGTTCTTTAGAAAATATGAAGCATAATGAATTTAAATGCAAAACAACAAGAATTTTACAGCAGTGTATTGATGGAACATTGATTAATATTCCCTGCGAAAATGGCTGTAATTCAGTGCAAAATATATGCAATGCTCCAATTGTACCAAGATCTATAATTCCCTCTAATCAATCAAAGTCAAGCACAAGAGCCGAAGTGCCTCAAAGAACACTACCATCTGAAATTCAAACATCATCTACTGCCACTCAACCCACAACGACAAGAACAGAACCTTTAGTAACAAGGCAACTCTCCATAACTCAACAAGAAAATCTTAAAAAAAGAATAGACCAATTGCTTGAATCTAAACAAGCAGGAAGAATAACTGATGAAGAGTTTGATCAAGAAATCAAAAGCAAAACACAAAGTAGTGAGGAGATTTGTTCGGTCATGACTGATTATACTCCCGACGATCCTTGTTATCAACAAGTTATTGCTCAAGACGATGTTTGCTGCACTGGTGAACAAGGATGGGACAATTTTTGTGAAAATTCTTATGCTGCTTGCGCAGATCCTGAAAGTTTTAATAACAAAGTATGCCAAGGTACATCACCTTATAACAATCAGAATGGATGTTATATTGAAACTATAAAGCTTGATGTTATGTGCTGTGATGAAGGATGGGATGAATTTTGCCAGGAAGAATATGACGCGCTTTTACAAAACGGTGATTGTGAAGTACCTGAGGAATTAGACGATGATATAAAAGATGATGATTTTGAATATGATGAAGAAGATTTTACTGTTCCGGATGTCTTTGGTTTTGATGTTGATATTAACAGTGAATTTGAAGATAATTTAGAGGTTGAAAGAATTAGGGAGGATTTTGAATTTGATCCAGAAGCAGAAGGGATTGATTTTGGTGACGAACTGGAGCAACAAGCAAGCGATCAACTAGCTGAGGAAATTATTCTTGAAGAGCTTAAACAAGCTTCTCCTGAATCACTCGAAGAACAAGAAGAGCTTGAAATTCAAAAAAGACTGGCAAATAATAGGTTTGTAGTGCTTAAAACAGAAGGAGACAATAATATCAGGTTGGGACGAAACCAGCATCGAATTCTTGAAAAAGGAACCTCATTAGCTCAAGGGAGCAGGCTGCAAACAGGAACTCTAGGAATTATTATCTTAGCCACTAATGAATTAAAAATTCGTGCTGAACCAGCATCAAAAATAGAAATTAAAAAAATAAAACAAAAAAAGACTATAAAAGAATTGGAAATAAGCCTTGAATATGGTCTTATAAAAATGAATAAAAACAAAGATGCATTATCAAAGGTTATTGTTGAAACACCAAATGCAATTATTGAAGTTAATGGCGGTGTAGAGATCTCCTATAATCAGAATGATACAACAACAAATGTCAAGGTTGCTGATGGATCTGCGCTTGTTAAAAGCAAAGTAGAATCACAAGTAACAGAAGTATTTAAAAATACTGAAACCAACGTAGAAGGAACTCCAAATATATTATTAAGATTTGCGTATTTTATTAAAGGATAA